In one Rhizobium leguminosarum genomic region, the following are encoded:
- a CDS encoding response regulator transcription factor, whose amino-acid sequence MDETRHVVAIVDDDPRLLESMGDLLESAGYVARGFPSAGSLLVSGLSDLDVLITDIGMPGIDGFELRDLVRKSRPELPVFLITGRHEIADQGRAQGGSGFFRKPFDAQALLAAIDNALHQSRDGG is encoded by the coding sequence ATGGACGAGACAAGACATGTCGTCGCAATTGTCGATGACGATCCAAGACTGCTGGAATCGATGGGCGACCTTCTGGAATCAGCGGGTTATGTGGCCCGCGGCTTCCCGTCGGCGGGCTCGCTGCTCGTTAGCGGGCTGTCGGACCTTGATGTGCTCATCACCGATATCGGCATGCCCGGCATCGACGGCTTCGAGCTTCGGGACCTGGTGAGAAAATCACGTCCCGAGTTGCCGGTGTTCCTGATCACGGGCCGCCACGAGATAGCGGATCAGGGCCGCGCCCAGGGAGGCAGTGGATTCTTCCGCAAGCCCTTCGATGCCCAGGCCCTACTGGCGGCTATCGACAATGCTTTACACCAATCGAGAGATGGAGGGTAA
- a CDS encoding NADPH-dependent FMN reductase: protein MTTHKVGYLIGSLAKGSINRKLAKALVRFAPPELEMSEISFKDLPLYSYDYDADYPPAGKAFKAAIAAVDAVLFVTPEYNRSIPGGLKNAIDWASRPYGTNSFTRKPSAVIGTSPGAIGTAVAQQNLRSVLSFCNSPQMNAPEAYIQFTPGLITDDGEVTNDTTADFLRTFMRDFHVFIARVRSVLPKDA, encoded by the coding sequence ATGACCACGCATAAAGTAGGCTATCTCATCGGCAGCCTCGCCAAGGGCTCGATCAATCGCAAGCTCGCCAAGGCGTTGGTGCGGTTCGCTCCGCCGGAACTTGAAATGTCGGAGATATCCTTCAAGGATCTGCCGCTTTACAGCTACGACTATGACGCCGACTACCCTCCGGCCGGCAAGGCATTCAAGGCGGCAATCGCCGCCGTCGACGCCGTGCTGTTCGTCACGCCCGAATACAATCGATCCATACCCGGCGGGCTGAAAAATGCAATCGACTGGGCGAGCCGCCCCTACGGCACCAACTCGTTCACACGCAAGCCGTCAGCGGTTATCGGCACGTCGCCGGGCGCTATAGGCACAGCAGTCGCCCAGCAGAATTTGCGCAGCGTGCTGAGCTTTTGCAACTCTCCCCAGATGAATGCCCCGGAAGCGTACATCCAGTTCACGCCGGGGCTGATCACTGATGACGGCGAGGTCACGAACGACACCACCGCCGATTTCCTTCGCACTTTCATGCGGGACTTCCATGTCTTCATCGCAAGGGTTCGCTCAGTGCTGCCGAAAGACGCCTAG
- a CDS encoding ABC transporter permease yields MADITATNIQPDRAAVASQWQLIWWAFRRHRLAMVALVVTVMMYIVALVPGFFAINDPNLQNARATFHPPQKLHLIDTQNGFSFGPHYYPMKLTRDPETLAAIFKEDTTKRVDVQFFGRGYEYSVFGLFKSNIHLIASPDKTTPLLLFGADRLGRDVFSRTVQGSQVSLSIGLVGVFFSLMLGIVLGGISGYYGGRIDFFMQRVIDFVLSLPTIPIWLAMAAALPQDWPATLQYMMITIILSLTGWAQLARVVRGRFLSLRTEEFVAAARLDGVRERRIIFRHMLPSFASHIIASITLAVPAMILAETSLSFLGLGLQPPTISWGVLLREAQNIRSIATAPWLFMPGCAVVVAVMALNLLGDGLRDAADPYNK; encoded by the coding sequence GTGGCTGACATCACCGCTACAAATATTCAGCCGGATCGCGCCGCCGTCGCATCGCAGTGGCAGCTCATCTGGTGGGCTTTCCGCCGCCACCGGCTGGCCATGGTGGCGCTCGTCGTCACCGTGATGATGTATATCGTTGCCCTGGTTCCCGGTTTCTTCGCCATCAACGATCCGAACCTGCAAAATGCGCGGGCGACCTTTCACCCACCGCAGAAATTGCATCTGATCGATACGCAGAACGGCTTCTCCTTCGGCCCGCATTATTACCCGATGAAGCTGACCCGCGATCCGGAAACACTGGCCGCCATCTTCAAGGAAGACACGACAAAGCGTGTCGACGTCCAATTCTTCGGGCGCGGCTATGAGTATTCGGTGTTCGGCCTGTTCAAATCAAACATCCATCTGATCGCCTCGCCCGACAAGACCACGCCGCTGCTTCTCTTCGGCGCCGACAGGCTCGGGCGTGACGTTTTCAGCCGAACGGTGCAAGGCTCGCAGGTTTCCCTGTCGATCGGCCTCGTCGGCGTCTTCTTCTCACTCATGCTCGGTATCGTGCTCGGCGGTATCTCGGGGTATTACGGCGGCCGCATCGATTTCTTCATGCAGCGCGTGATCGATTTCGTGCTGTCCCTGCCGACGATACCGATCTGGCTCGCCATGGCCGCGGCCCTGCCACAGGATTGGCCAGCGACGCTGCAATATATGATGATCACGATCATCCTGTCGCTGACAGGCTGGGCGCAGCTTGCCCGGGTCGTTCGCGGCCGCTTCCTGTCGCTGCGCACCGAGGAATTCGTCGCCGCCGCGAGACTCGACGGCGTTCGCGAAAGACGCATCATTTTTCGCCACATGCTGCCGAGCTTTGCCAGCCACATCATCGCGTCGATCACGCTTGCTGTGCCGGCGATGATCCTTGCTGAAACCTCCCTTTCCTTCCTGGGGCTCGGCCTGCAGCCGCCGACCATCTCCTGGGGCGTGCTTTTGCGCGAGGCCCAGAACATCCGCTCGATCGCGACCGCGCCATGGCTCTTCATGCCGGGCTGCGCCGTCGTGGTCGCCGTGATGGCGCTTAACCTTCTCGGCGACGGCCTGCGCGATGCGGCCGATCCATACAACAAATGA
- a CDS encoding mandelate racemase/muconate lactonizing enzyme family protein has protein sequence MKITGIRTFLMHVGQPDPSNWASDQRSGGASKQFGGTRNWLFLKIDTDEGITGIGECSGWPRVVETAIHDLAPLLIGEDPAHIERLWQKMHIAMMGHGMLGTVGGGAMTGIDMALWDIKGKALGVPVWMLLGGKVRDRIPIYSHANTPERALALKDRGIKAIKCGGVSDPVRKVAALRDAVGDDMDIAIDLHGPPWLTPADACRLVRALEPYELMWVEDPIAPENIDGYRRIRDAAHVPLAAGERSATIFGERELIEKELVDVIQPDTGRAGGITQMKKIAAMAEAHHIQMAPHSGSLGPVAEYAALHLLAAIPNALILERLDDDWDGRRQTIVPHPQQVDGLIAVPDGPGLGCDIDEAFVARFPSAGNVSVPEAAGVYNPGTNNEHVYVQTRVARRNYFNR, from the coding sequence ATGAAAATCACCGGGATCCGCACTTTTCTCATGCATGTCGGCCAGCCAGATCCCTCGAACTGGGCTTCCGATCAGCGTTCCGGCGGCGCCTCCAAGCAGTTTGGAGGCACCAGAAACTGGCTCTTTCTGAAGATCGATACCGACGAGGGTATCACCGGCATCGGTGAATGCTCGGGCTGGCCGCGTGTCGTCGAGACCGCGATCCATGATCTTGCGCCCCTCCTCATCGGCGAAGATCCAGCCCATATCGAACGGCTGTGGCAGAAGATGCATATCGCCATGATGGGCCATGGCATGCTCGGAACTGTCGGAGGCGGTGCGATGACCGGCATCGACATGGCCCTATGGGACATCAAGGGCAAGGCGCTTGGCGTACCTGTCTGGATGCTGCTCGGCGGCAAGGTGCGCGACCGGATACCGATCTATTCGCATGCGAATACGCCCGAGCGGGCGCTTGCCCTCAAGGACCGCGGCATAAAGGCGATCAAGTGCGGCGGGGTCTCCGACCCGGTCCGCAAGGTCGCGGCGCTGCGCGACGCCGTCGGAGACGACATGGACATTGCCATCGACCTGCATGGGCCACCGTGGCTGACGCCTGCGGATGCCTGCCGGCTGGTGCGGGCGCTCGAACCCTATGAGCTGATGTGGGTGGAAGATCCGATCGCGCCGGAGAATATCGACGGCTACCGTCGCATCCGCGACGCAGCTCATGTGCCGCTTGCGGCCGGCGAGCGCTCGGCGACCATCTTTGGCGAGCGCGAACTCATCGAGAAGGAACTGGTCGACGTGATCCAGCCGGACACTGGCCGGGCCGGCGGCATCACCCAGATGAAGAAGATCGCCGCGATGGCCGAAGCCCATCATATCCAGATGGCGCCGCATTCCGGCTCGCTTGGGCCGGTGGCGGAATATGCGGCCTTGCATTTGCTTGCGGCAATCCCGAACGCTCTCATTCTCGAGCGCCTCGACGACGACTGGGACGGCCGCCGCCAGACGATCGTGCCGCATCCTCAACAGGTCGACGGCTTGATCGCCGTTCCCGATGGCCCAGGACTTGGCTGCGATATCGACGAAGCCTTCGTTGCGCGTTTCCCGAGTGCCGGCAACGTCTCGGTACCGGAAGCTGCCGGCGTCTATAATCCCGGAACCAACAACGAGCACGTCTACGTGCAGACGCGCGTGGCGCGTCGCAACTATTTCAATCGCTAG
- a CDS encoding galactarate dehydratase, giving the protein MKIDRMRVFMTRDKDRPRVIVALDTDDGLTGWGECYNHGPDKALPPLLDYLYGFLSGQDPTRVEYLVNLLVQQSRFPPGALGLAAISALDHCLWDLAAKAANVPVYKLLGGEVRDRIKVYAGVYTAPDAPAARDEFDRLKEGWGFTAFKLSPWRIDMHANRWGNVVKASADYFRSLRETVNDEYEIAFDAHAKIFEPVAARQLGNALAPYDPLFFEEPLRPENIEAWGDLKQGLNCTLATGESLYNRNEFLRLLQVKGADLIQPDICVVGGISEMRRIATLAEAFFVGVAPHNPMGPLATAVNVHFSAAAQNFRILEYRLPKGQAYVYGGNDIEKREGETRYIVDPYLPKDGYLELRPDRPGWGVEMDEKAMEQEGYIHWQRRVPKRPDGSYAFA; this is encoded by the coding sequence ATGAAGATCGACCGCATGCGGGTTTTCATGACCCGCGACAAGGACCGTCCGCGCGTGATCGTCGCGCTCGATACAGATGATGGGCTGACGGGCTGGGGCGAATGCTACAATCACGGGCCCGACAAGGCGCTTCCACCGCTGCTCGATTATCTCTACGGATTTCTGTCCGGCCAGGATCCGACTCGCGTCGAGTATCTGGTCAATCTGCTGGTCCAGCAGAGCCGGTTCCCGCCGGGCGCGCTTGGCCTTGCCGCGATCTCTGCGCTCGATCATTGCCTGTGGGACCTTGCGGCCAAGGCGGCGAATGTCCCGGTCTACAAGCTGCTCGGTGGCGAGGTGCGTGACCGCATCAAGGTCTATGCCGGGGTCTATACCGCTCCCGATGCGCCGGCGGCCCGCGATGAGTTCGATCGCCTGAAGGAGGGATGGGGGTTCACTGCCTTCAAGCTCAGCCCCTGGCGGATCGACATGCACGCCAATCGCTGGGGCAATGTCGTGAAGGCCTCGGCGGATTATTTCCGCTCGCTTCGCGAAACGGTCAACGACGAATACGAGATCGCCTTCGACGCGCATGCGAAGATTTTCGAGCCGGTCGCTGCTCGCCAGCTCGGCAATGCATTGGCCCCCTACGACCCGCTGTTTTTCGAGGAGCCGCTACGGCCAGAAAACATCGAGGCCTGGGGCGATTTGAAACAGGGCCTTAACTGCACGCTGGCGACCGGCGAGTCGCTCTACAACAGGAACGAGTTCCTGCGGCTGCTGCAGGTCAAGGGCGCCGACCTCATCCAGCCGGATATCTGCGTCGTCGGCGGCATCAGCGAAATGCGCCGCATTGCCACGCTGGCCGAAGCCTTCTTCGTCGGCGTCGCCCCGCACAACCCGATGGGGCCGCTGGCAACGGCGGTCAACGTGCATTTTTCAGCGGCGGCGCAGAATTTCCGCATCCTTGAATACCGGCTGCCGAAGGGCCAGGCCTATGTCTATGGCGGTAACGATATCGAGAAGCGGGAAGGGGAAACCCGTTACATCGTCGATCCCTATCTGCCGAAGGACGGCTATCTCGAACTGCGCCCGGATCGGCCCGGCTGGGGCGTCGAGATGGACGAGAAGGCAATGGAGCAGGAAGGCTATATCCACTGGCAGCGGCGCGTGCCGAAGCGGCCGGACGGTTCTTACGCCTTCGCTTAA
- a CDS encoding ArsR/SmtB family transcription factor, whose translation MEANFLSAMGNAKRLHILHLLTEGEVSVTVLADEVGLSQSSTSQHLAILREQGLVQTRRAAQTIYYSLQSSAARTMLDTLADIFGSCGGSPVERVGHMAK comes from the coding sequence ATCGAAGCAAACTTCTTGTCGGCCATGGGGAACGCCAAACGGCTTCACATTCTGCATCTGTTGACCGAGGGAGAAGTGTCCGTGACCGTCCTGGCTGACGAAGTGGGATTGAGCCAATCTTCGACATCCCAGCATCTGGCAATTCTTCGAGAACAAGGACTCGTGCAGACACGAAGGGCTGCGCAGACGATCTATTATTCACTTCAATCCAGCGCAGCCAGGACGATGCTCGATACGCTCGCCGACATCTTCGGATCGTGCGGTGGCTCCCCAGTAGAACGCGTCGGGCACATGGCGAAATGA
- a CDS encoding nitroreductase: MDVYEAVTSRRSVRGFKDKPVAREILERVLSAAAWSPSGSNIQPWNTYVMTGATLAELKTSAVERVAHGDPWDKRQYEMYPPALKSPYGERRSAFGKERYSALGIAREDWEARQRAAIANWNCFGAPAALFCYIDRDLGLPQWADVGMYLQTVMLLLRAEGLHSCPQMAWSQVRETVAEVLSPPDGLILFCGMSIGYEDTAASSGHTGRAPLAETVTFVGD; this comes from the coding sequence ATGGACGTATATGAGGCAGTCACTAGCCGACGGTCGGTGCGCGGATTCAAAGATAAGCCTGTGGCCAGGGAGATACTTGAGCGCGTGCTGTCCGCCGCAGCTTGGTCGCCGTCGGGATCGAACATCCAGCCGTGGAATACCTACGTGATGACCGGCGCGACGCTTGCCGAGCTCAAGACATCGGCCGTCGAGCGCGTGGCCCACGGCGACCCCTGGGACAAACGGCAGTACGAGATGTACCCGCCCGCGCTGAAGTCCCCGTACGGGGAGCGCAGATCCGCCTTCGGCAAGGAGCGGTACAGCGCGCTCGGCATTGCGCGCGAGGACTGGGAGGCGCGCCAGCGGGCAGCAATCGCCAACTGGAACTGCTTCGGCGCGCCCGCCGCCCTGTTCTGCTACATCGACCGTGACCTGGGCCTACCCCAATGGGCCGACGTCGGCATGTATCTGCAGACCGTCATGCTGCTGCTCCGCGCCGAAGGACTGCACAGCTGTCCGCAGATGGCGTGGTCACAGGTTCGCGAGACGGTCGCGGAGGTCCTGTCACCCCCGGACGGGCTCATCCTCTTCTGCGGCATGTCGATCGGGTACGAGGACACCGCGGCAAGTTCTGGCCATACGGGCCGCGCCCCGCTCGCCGAGACGGTCACTTTCGTCGGCGATTAG
- a CDS encoding ABC transporter permease — MLVFIAKRFLWMIPSLFAVSFLAFVLIQLPPGDYVTTYIATLAASNEIVDQNTAAQLRERFGLGDPLLVQYFKWIWGILSRGDFGISFEWQQPVSDLIWERMALTLVLALSTLIATWAIALPIGVYSAVRKYSIGDYFFTAFTFFGLAVPSFLLALVLMYVAAVEFGQDVGGLFSPEYENASWSFAKMIDLFSHLWLPVIILAVSSTASLIRVMRANMLDELPKPYVTTARAKGLSEFRLLMKYPMMIALNPFISTIAWLLPNLISGSVVVAIVLNLPTAAPLLLQALMAQDMYLAGAFVLLICALTLIGSLISDILLALVDPRIRLE; from the coding sequence ATGCTGGTCTTCATCGCCAAACGCTTCCTATGGATGATTCCATCGCTTTTTGCCGTCAGCTTTCTCGCTTTCGTGCTGATCCAGCTGCCGCCGGGCGATTACGTCACCACCTATATAGCGACGTTGGCAGCCTCCAACGAGATCGTCGATCAGAACACGGCGGCGCAATTGCGCGAGCGTTTCGGCCTCGGCGATCCGCTGCTCGTCCAATATTTCAAATGGATATGGGGCATCCTCTCGCGCGGCGATTTCGGCATTTCCTTCGAATGGCAGCAGCCGGTCTCGGACCTGATCTGGGAACGCATGGCGCTGACGCTTGTTCTGGCCCTGTCGACATTGATCGCCACTTGGGCGATCGCCCTGCCGATCGGCGTCTATTCGGCCGTGCGCAAATATTCGATCGGGGACTATTTCTTCACCGCCTTCACCTTTTTTGGCCTGGCCGTCCCGTCCTTCCTGTTGGCGCTGGTGCTGATGTATGTCGCGGCGGTCGAATTCGGACAGGATGTCGGCGGGCTGTTTTCGCCCGAATACGAGAACGCGTCCTGGAGCTTCGCCAAGATGATCGATCTCTTCTCGCATCTCTGGCTTCCGGTCATCATTCTTGCCGTCTCCTCGACCGCGAGCCTCATCCGCGTCATGCGCGCGAACATGCTCGATGAACTGCCGAAGCCTTACGTGACGACCGCAAGGGCAAAAGGTCTCTCAGAGTTTCGGCTGCTGATGAAGTACCCAATGATGATCGCGCTCAATCCGTTCATCTCGACCATTGCCTGGCTGCTGCCCAACCTCATTTCCGGTTCGGTCGTCGTCGCCATCGTCCTCAACCTGCCGACGGCAGCCCCCTTGCTGCTGCAGGCGCTGATGGCCCAGGACATGTATCTGGCGGGCGCCTTCGTTCTGCTGATCTGCGCGCTGACGCTGATAGGCTCTCTGATCAGCGACATCCTGCTAGCACTGGTCGATCCCCGCATCCGGTTGGAATAG
- a CDS encoding ABC transporter ATP-binding protein gives MTDIVPLAGTPLLQVKNLTVEFPLRTGIFRAVSDLSFSIEPGKTLCVVGESGSGKSVTARSILQIVDAPGRISGGSIILNDQNGGSTDLTSLNPRGRQIRAIRGRDIAMIFQEPMSSLSPIHTVGNQIVEALRLHTRMSKAEARAEAISLLKQVEIPSPEKALDRYAFQYSGGMRQRAMIAMALACKPQLLIADEPTTALDVTTQAEILDLTARLQKANGMAVLFITHDMGVVAQIADDVLVMHNGVAKEYAPVEQIFHAPQDDYTRMLIGSVLKLEQKAEIRLARAPLDRTKAPILELRNVSMNFGEVKALDDVSISLLPGETLGIVGESGSGKTTMGRSIMRLLDPTAGEILYRRADGDIIDLATAKGPTLAAARRELRMVFQDPFGSLNPRMTVSQIIGEPLLVNGVAKGRALEERVCHLMEQVGLDPRARERYPHAFSGGQRQRIGIARAITLNPRVIVADEATSALDVSVRSQVLDLLMRLQDELGLAYIFISHDIGVIRYMCDRVGVMYKGQLVEIGEAEKVCRTPEHAYTQALISAIPRPDPRDRDHSRRFRYVAPDNLRNGSSQR, from the coding sequence ATGACCGATATCGTTCCCCTCGCCGGCACGCCGCTGCTCCAGGTGAAAAACCTGACCGTCGAATTTCCACTGCGGACCGGCATCTTTCGCGCTGTCAGCGATCTGTCTTTCTCGATCGAACCGGGCAAGACCCTTTGTGTCGTCGGCGAAAGCGGATCCGGCAAGTCGGTGACGGCGCGTTCGATCCTGCAGATCGTCGACGCGCCTGGCCGCATATCCGGCGGATCGATCATCTTGAATGATCAAAACGGCGGCTCGACCGATCTGACCAGCCTCAATCCGCGCGGGCGCCAGATCCGGGCGATCCGTGGCCGCGACATCGCCATGATCTTCCAGGAGCCGATGTCGTCGCTGTCGCCGATCCACACGGTCGGCAACCAGATCGTCGAGGCGCTTCGCCTCCACACCAGGATGAGCAAGGCAGAGGCGCGCGCTGAGGCCATATCGCTGCTCAAGCAGGTCGAGATTCCCTCGCCGGAAAAGGCGCTGGACCGGTATGCGTTTCAATATTCCGGCGGGATGCGCCAGCGCGCGATGATTGCCATGGCGCTCGCCTGCAAACCGCAGCTCCTGATCGCCGACGAGCCGACCACGGCCCTCGACGTGACGACGCAGGCCGAAATTCTCGACCTGACCGCTCGCCTGCAAAAGGCCAACGGAATGGCCGTTCTGTTCATCACGCATGACATGGGTGTCGTGGCGCAGATCGCCGACGATGTGCTCGTGATGCATAACGGCGTCGCCAAGGAATATGCGCCAGTCGAGCAGATCTTTCATGCGCCGCAAGACGACTATACCCGCATGCTGATCGGCTCGGTGCTGAAGCTGGAGCAGAAGGCCGAAATCCGCCTGGCGCGCGCGCCGCTCGACAGGACAAAAGCGCCGATCCTCGAACTGCGCAACGTCTCGATGAATTTCGGTGAGGTGAAGGCGCTGGACGATGTATCCATTTCGCTGCTGCCGGGCGAGACCCTCGGCATCGTCGGCGAGAGTGGATCCGGCAAAACGACAATGGGTCGCTCGATCATGCGGCTGCTCGATCCGACTGCCGGCGAAATCCTCTATCGCCGCGCCGACGGCGACATCATCGATCTCGCGACGGCAAAAGGTCCCACATTGGCCGCCGCGCGCCGCGAATTGCGTATGGTGTTTCAGGATCCTTTCGGCTCCCTCAATCCACGCATGACCGTCTCCCAGATCATCGGCGAGCCGCTGCTCGTCAACGGCGTCGCCAAGGGGCGGGCGCTGGAGGAGCGGGTTTGTCACCTCATGGAGCAGGTGGGCCTCGATCCAAGGGCGCGCGAGCGCTACCCGCACGCATTCTCCGGTGGTCAGCGCCAACGCATCGGCATTGCCCGCGCCATCACGCTCAATCCGCGCGTGATCGTCGCGGATGAGGCAACCTCGGCGCTCGACGTCTCTGTGCGCTCGCAGGTGCTTGACCTCCTGATGCGCCTGCAGGACGAACTCGGCCTTGCCTATATCTTCATCAGCCATGATATCGGCGTCATCCGCTACATGTGCGACCGTGTCGGCGTCATGTACAAAGGCCAGCTCGTCGAAATCGGCGAGGCGGAGAAGGTCTGCCGCACACCCGAGCACGCCTACACGCAGGCGCTGATATCGGCGATCCCACGTCCCGATCCGCGTGACCGCGATCATTCCAGGCGTTTCCGCTACGTCGCGCCCGATAATCTCAGGAATGGAAGTTCTCAGAGATGA